The Primulina tabacum isolate GXHZ01 chromosome 7, ASM2559414v2, whole genome shotgun sequence genome includes a window with the following:
- the LOC142551883 gene encoding rhomboid-like protein 15 isoform X1, giving the protein MRPNIVSEAGLSTRVNQWWENIPFLTSAIVIICGVIYLVCLLVGYDSFAEVCFSPSAVISHFQVFRIYTAIIFHGSLLHVLFNMLALVPMGSELERIMGSIRMLYVIILLATSNAILHLLIALVGTYNPFHLFPSLMNECAIGFSGILFSMIVIETSLSGVQSRSVFGLFNVPAKWYVWILLVVFQLLMTNVSLLGHLCGILSGYAYTFGLFNMLIPGTSFYAGIESSPWLSTCVRRPKFIVCSGGNTSGYIPTHSGQNTTSSDMLSGNLWTNLSSWMPQRGPSTQTSQDSDRFPGRGRALGSDLNLAASVVNSNSSLQARLLDDNSRQISTTIGGEQQKSDGRLPTQNGIVEPTRIQANQSSTPSDVEVQKLVAMGFERTQVEVALAAADGDLNVAVEILMSQQVLI; this is encoded by the exons ATGAGACCTAACATTGTTTCTGAG GCGGGGCTTTCAACTAGAGTGAATCAATGGTGGGAAAACATTCCTTTTCTCACATCAGCAATTGTGATTATTTGTGGAGTCATTTACTTGGTTTGTCTTTTGGTGGGATATGATTCCTTTGCGGAAGTATGCTTCTCGCCTTCTGCTGTTATATCGCACTTTCAAG TTTTCAGGATATACACTGCTATTATTTTTCATGGTTCTCTTCTGCACGTCCTATTCAATATGCTGGCACTGGTCCCTATGGGTTCTGAACTGGAAAGAATTATGGGATCCATACGTATGCTGTATGTAATCATTCTTCTAGCTACAAGCAATGCCATACTTCATCTTCTAATAGCTCTGGTCGGGACGTATAACCCTTTCCATCTTTTTCCTTCTCTCATGAACGAGTGTGCCATAGGATTCTCAGGAATACTATTCTCCATGATTGTGATCGAGACAAGCCTCAGTGGAGTTCAATCCCGAAG TGTCTTTGGACTTTTTAATGTGCCTGCGAAATG GTATGTATGGATCCTGTTAGTGGTATTTCAACTTCTTATGACAAATGTCTCGCTACTTGGACACTTATGTGGTATTCTATCTGGATATGCAT ATACTTTTGGGTTGTTCAACATGTTGATTCCTGGGACATCCTTCTATGCTGGCATTGAATCCTCCCCATGGCTt tCAACTTGTGTTAGGAGGCCTAAATTCATAGTCTGCTCTGGTGGTAATACCTCAGGTTACATTCCCACACATTCAGGTCAAAATACAACATCCAG TGATATGCTTTCTGGAAATCTCTGGACGAATTTGTCTTCCTGGATGCCACAAAGAGGACCTTCTACTCAG ACTTCTCAAGATAGTGATAGATTTCCCGGGAGAGGAAGGGCGCTTGGTTCTGACCTTAATCTAGCAGCCTCTGTTGTAAATTCAAATTCTAGCTTACAAGCAAGACTTCTGGATGATAACAGTCGTCAGATATCCACGACAATTGGGGGAGAACAGCAGAAATCGGATGGAAG GCTTCCAACTCAAAATGGTATTGTGGAACCAACCCGAATTCAAGCCAATCAG AGCTCTACCCCATCAGACGTGGAAgttcaaaaacttgttgcaaTGGGATTCGAAAGG ACACAAGTAGAAGTAGCTTTAGCAGCAGCTGATGGCGATCTGAATGTTGCAGTCGAAATTCTCATGAGCCAACAGGTACTCATATGA
- the LOC142551882 gene encoding uncharacterized protein LOC142551882 isoform X4 yields MNASTMRAVRYSNLPNRKKRQKFKKKRKPCYICADWGHSGNFCPRVNTCSVCSKEESKTNVEEDYTSLFCLKCGGTGHGMFSCTNDYDPEDLKGIQCYICMDFGHLCCYENSTGGLSEASCYNCGQSGHHGFVSFKLFECTKELQQVSVCFKCQKGVHSPEAGEKVNKSTSAETSTVGKIAVPDKSIEGKSRKTLRRERRRNRKPVMPTSYVVQSLPTVSMIGNTIPRHGQYHGNPGSNIWLSPPAAAARNCLVNSPALNQSSYGRPCLNVWLPPPAAAARNYLEISPAVNQSSYQTGFHFYHYNTNYREANHVPPNSFRPCSLRPHEIFHQGTQIPVTPQNRIQLPHQNFTHQIRTHVPQSTFDSRMGISQQPELPHHVSNHHISPFVPHQKLQHQLPSHRALMAPPGWKPSS; encoded by the exons ATGAATGCATCTACAATG CGAGCTGTGAGGTACTCCAATCTCCCAAATCGCAAGAAGAGGCAAAAGTTTAAAAAGAAGCGGAAACCGTGCTATATTTGTGCCGACTGGGGTCACAGTGGGAATTTCTGCCCACGG GTTAATACATGCTCTGTTTGCTCCAAGGAAGAGAGCAAGACTAATGTAGAAGAGGACTATACTTCCTTATTCTGCTTAAAATGCGGAGGCACGGGCCATGGCATGTTCTCATGTACCAATGACTATGATCCAGAAGATCTCAAG GGTATTCAGTGTTATATTTGCATGGATTTTGGTCATCTCTGTTGTTATGAAAATAGCACCGGAGGACTTAGTGAAGCTTCATGTTACAACTGTGGGCAGTCCGGTCACCATGGATTTGTGAGTTTCAAGCTCTTT GAGTGCACCAAAGAGCTTCAACAAGTATCAGTATGCTTTAAATGCCAAAAAGGAGTCCACTCTCCTGAA GCTGGGGAAAAAGTTAATAAGTCAACTTCAGCTGAAACTAGCACGGTGGGAAAAATTGCAGTTCCAGATAAATCTATTGAGGGAAAGTCCCGAAAAACTCTAAGAAGAGAGAGGAGACGGAATAGGAAGCCAGTAATGCCTACATCTTATGTAGTCCAGAGTTTGCCAACCGTGTCAATGATAGGAAATACTATACCAAGACACGGGCAATACCATGGAAATCCGGGATCAAACATCTGGTTATCACCACCCGCAGCTGCTGCAAGAAACTGTCTTGTTAACTCTCCAGCTCTTAACCAGTCCTCTTATGGAAGACCTTGTTTGAACGTCTGGTTGCCGCCACCTGCAGCTGCTGCAAGAAACTATCTTGAAATTTCCCCAGCAGTTAACCAGTCTTCTTATCAAACTGGTTTCCATTTTTACCACTACAATACCAACTACAGAGAAGCGAATCACGTTCCTCCAAATTCTTTCCGACCCTGCAGTCTTCGCCCCCATGAAATATTTCACCAGGGAACTCAAATCCCTGTAACACCTCAAAACAGGATTCAACTTCCCCATCAAAATTTCACTCACCAGATAAGAACTCATGTTCCTCAAAGCACTTTTGACAGTCGTATGGGAATTTCTCAACAACCTGAGCTCCCTCACCATGTTTCTAATCATCATATTAGTCCTTTTGTTCCTCATCAAAAGCTTCAGCATCAGCTGCCAAGTCATCGAGCATTGATGGCTCCTCCTGGCTGGAAGCCTTCCTCCTAA
- the LOC142551882 gene encoding uncharacterized protein LOC142551882 isoform X3, protein MNASTMRAVRYSNLPNRKKRQKFKKKRKPCYICADWGHSGNFCPRVNTCSVCSKEESKTNVEEDYTSLFCLKCGGTGHGMFSCTNDYDPEDLKGIQCYICMDFGHLCCYENSTGGLSEASCYNCGQSGHHGFVSFKLFECTKELQQVSVCFKCQKGVHSPETWDLDNKSTSAKTITLGKDEVLDKSTKEDSRKTQAGEKVNKSTSAETSTVGKIAVPDKSIEGKSRKTLRRERRRNRKPVMPTSYVVQSLPTVSMIGNTIPRHGQYHGNPGSNIWLSPPAAAARNCLVNSPALNQSSYGRPCLNVWLPPPAAAARNYLEISPAVNQSSYQTGFHFYHYNTNYREANHVPPNSFRPCSLRPHEIFHQGTQIPVTPQNRIQLPHQNFTHQIRTHVPQSTFDSRMGISQQPELPHHVSNHHISPFVPHQKLQHQLPSHRALMAPPGWKPSS, encoded by the exons ATGAATGCATCTACAATG CGAGCTGTGAGGTACTCCAATCTCCCAAATCGCAAGAAGAGGCAAAAGTTTAAAAAGAAGCGGAAACCGTGCTATATTTGTGCCGACTGGGGTCACAGTGGGAATTTCTGCCCACGG GTTAATACATGCTCTGTTTGCTCCAAGGAAGAGAGCAAGACTAATGTAGAAGAGGACTATACTTCCTTATTCTGCTTAAAATGCGGAGGCACGGGCCATGGCATGTTCTCATGTACCAATGACTATGATCCAGAAGATCTCAAG GGTATTCAGTGTTATATTTGCATGGATTTTGGTCATCTCTGTTGTTATGAAAATAGCACCGGAGGACTTAGTGAAGCTTCATGTTACAACTGTGGGCAGTCCGGTCACCATGGATTTGTGAGTTTCAAGCTCTTT GAGTGCACCAAAGAGCTTCAACAAGTATCAGTATGCTTTAAATGCCAAAAAGGAGTCCACTCTCCTGAA ACTTGGGATTTGGACAATAAATCGACTTCAGCAAAAACTATTACGTTGGGAAAAGATGAGGTGTTGGATAAATCTACGAAGGAAGACTCTCGAAAAACTCAA GCTGGGGAAAAAGTTAATAAGTCAACTTCAGCTGAAACTAGCACGGTGGGAAAAATTGCAGTTCCAGATAAATCTATTGAGGGAAAGTCCCGAAAAACTCTAAGAAGAGAGAGGAGACGGAATAGGAAGCCAGTAATGCCTACATCTTATGTAGTCCAGAGTTTGCCAACCGTGTCAATGATAGGAAATACTATACCAAGACACGGGCAATACCATGGAAATCCGGGATCAAACATCTGGTTATCACCACCCGCAGCTGCTGCAAGAAACTGTCTTGTTAACTCTCCAGCTCTTAACCAGTCCTCTTATGGAAGACCTTGTTTGAACGTCTGGTTGCCGCCACCTGCAGCTGCTGCAAGAAACTATCTTGAAATTTCCCCAGCAGTTAACCAGTCTTCTTATCAAACTGGTTTCCATTTTTACCACTACAATACCAACTACAGAGAAGCGAATCACGTTCCTCCAAATTCTTTCCGACCCTGCAGTCTTCGCCCCCATGAAATATTTCACCAGGGAACTCAAATCCCTGTAACACCTCAAAACAGGATTCAACTTCCCCATCAAAATTTCACTCACCAGATAAGAACTCATGTTCCTCAAAGCACTTTTGACAGTCGTATGGGAATTTCTCAACAACCTGAGCTCCCTCACCATGTTTCTAATCATCATATTAGTCCTTTTGTTCCTCATCAAAAGCTTCAGCATCAGCTGCCAAGTCATCGAGCATTGATGGCTCCTCCTGGCTGGAAGCCTTCCTCCTAA
- the LOC142551883 gene encoding rhomboid-like protein 15 isoform X2, with protein sequence MRPNIVSEAGLSTRVNQWWENIPFLTSAIVIICGVIYLVCLLVGYDSFAEVCFSPSAVISHFQVFRIYTAIIFHGSLLHVLFNMLALVPMGSELERIMGSIRMLYVIILLATSNAILHLLIALVGTYNPFHLFPSLMNECAIGFSGILFSMIVIETSLSGVQSRSVFGLFNVPAKWYVWILLVVFQLLMTNVSLLGHLCGILSGYAYTFGLFNMLIPGTSFYAGIESSPWLSTCVRRPKFIVCSGGNTSGYIPTHSGQNTTSSDMLSGNLWTNLSSWMPQRGPSTQTSQDSDRFPGRGRALGSDLNLAASVVNSNSSLQARLLDDNSRQISTTIGGEQQKSDGRLPTQNGIVEPTRIQANQSSTPSDVEVQKLVAMGFERTQVEVALAAADGDLNVAVEILMSQQG encoded by the exons ATGAGACCTAACATTGTTTCTGAG GCGGGGCTTTCAACTAGAGTGAATCAATGGTGGGAAAACATTCCTTTTCTCACATCAGCAATTGTGATTATTTGTGGAGTCATTTACTTGGTTTGTCTTTTGGTGGGATATGATTCCTTTGCGGAAGTATGCTTCTCGCCTTCTGCTGTTATATCGCACTTTCAAG TTTTCAGGATATACACTGCTATTATTTTTCATGGTTCTCTTCTGCACGTCCTATTCAATATGCTGGCACTGGTCCCTATGGGTTCTGAACTGGAAAGAATTATGGGATCCATACGTATGCTGTATGTAATCATTCTTCTAGCTACAAGCAATGCCATACTTCATCTTCTAATAGCTCTGGTCGGGACGTATAACCCTTTCCATCTTTTTCCTTCTCTCATGAACGAGTGTGCCATAGGATTCTCAGGAATACTATTCTCCATGATTGTGATCGAGACAAGCCTCAGTGGAGTTCAATCCCGAAG TGTCTTTGGACTTTTTAATGTGCCTGCGAAATG GTATGTATGGATCCTGTTAGTGGTATTTCAACTTCTTATGACAAATGTCTCGCTACTTGGACACTTATGTGGTATTCTATCTGGATATGCAT ATACTTTTGGGTTGTTCAACATGTTGATTCCTGGGACATCCTTCTATGCTGGCATTGAATCCTCCCCATGGCTt tCAACTTGTGTTAGGAGGCCTAAATTCATAGTCTGCTCTGGTGGTAATACCTCAGGTTACATTCCCACACATTCAGGTCAAAATACAACATCCAG TGATATGCTTTCTGGAAATCTCTGGACGAATTTGTCTTCCTGGATGCCACAAAGAGGACCTTCTACTCAG ACTTCTCAAGATAGTGATAGATTTCCCGGGAGAGGAAGGGCGCTTGGTTCTGACCTTAATCTAGCAGCCTCTGTTGTAAATTCAAATTCTAGCTTACAAGCAAGACTTCTGGATGATAACAGTCGTCAGATATCCACGACAATTGGGGGAGAACAGCAGAAATCGGATGGAAG GCTTCCAACTCAAAATGGTATTGTGGAACCAACCCGAATTCAAGCCAATCAG AGCTCTACCCCATCAGACGTGGAAgttcaaaaacttgttgcaaTGGGATTCGAAAGG ACACAAGTAGAAGTAGCTTTAGCAGCAGCTGATGGCGATCTGAATGTTGCAGTCGAAATTCTCATGAGCCAACAG GGATAG
- the LOC142551882 gene encoding uncharacterized protein LOC142551882 isoform X1, translating to MNASTMRAVRYSNLPNRKKRQKFKKKRKPCYICADWGHSGNFCPRVNTCSVCSKEESKTNVEEDYTSLFCLKCGGTGHGMFSCTNDYDPEDLKGIQCYICMDFGHLCCYENSTGGLSEASCYNCGQSGHHGFVSFKLFECTKELQQVSVCFKCQKGVHSPETWDLDNKSTSAKTITLGKDEVLDKSTKEDSRKTQTGELDNKLTSTETTTLEKDVVPNKSIKRKRREAQAGEKVNKSTSAETSTVGKIAVPDKSIEGKSRKTLRRERRRNRKPVMPTSYVVQSLPTVSMIGNTIPRHGQYHGNPGSNIWLSPPAAAARNCLVNSPALNQSSYGRPCLNVWLPPPAAAARNYLEISPAVNQSSYQTGFHFYHYNTNYREANHVPPNSFRPCSLRPHEIFHQGTQIPVTPQNRIQLPHQNFTHQIRTHVPQSTFDSRMGISQQPELPHHVSNHHISPFVPHQKLQHQLPSHRALMAPPGWKPSS from the exons ATGAATGCATCTACAATG CGAGCTGTGAGGTACTCCAATCTCCCAAATCGCAAGAAGAGGCAAAAGTTTAAAAAGAAGCGGAAACCGTGCTATATTTGTGCCGACTGGGGTCACAGTGGGAATTTCTGCCCACGG GTTAATACATGCTCTGTTTGCTCCAAGGAAGAGAGCAAGACTAATGTAGAAGAGGACTATACTTCCTTATTCTGCTTAAAATGCGGAGGCACGGGCCATGGCATGTTCTCATGTACCAATGACTATGATCCAGAAGATCTCAAG GGTATTCAGTGTTATATTTGCATGGATTTTGGTCATCTCTGTTGTTATGAAAATAGCACCGGAGGACTTAGTGAAGCTTCATGTTACAACTGTGGGCAGTCCGGTCACCATGGATTTGTGAGTTTCAAGCTCTTT GAGTGCACCAAAGAGCTTCAACAAGTATCAGTATGCTTTAAATGCCAAAAAGGAGTCCACTCTCCTGAA ACTTGGGATTTGGACAATAAATCGACTTCAGCAAAAACTATTACGTTGGGAAAAGATGAGGTGTTGGATAAATCTACGAAGGAAGACTCTCGAAAAACTCAA ACTGGGGAGTTGGATAATAAGTTGACTTCGACAGAAACTACTACATTGGAAAAAGATGTAGTGCCTAATAAATCGATTAAACGAAAGCGTCGAGAAGCTCAA GCTGGGGAAAAAGTTAATAAGTCAACTTCAGCTGAAACTAGCACGGTGGGAAAAATTGCAGTTCCAGATAAATCTATTGAGGGAAAGTCCCGAAAAACTCTAAGAAGAGAGAGGAGACGGAATAGGAAGCCAGTAATGCCTACATCTTATGTAGTCCAGAGTTTGCCAACCGTGTCAATGATAGGAAATACTATACCAAGACACGGGCAATACCATGGAAATCCGGGATCAAACATCTGGTTATCACCACCCGCAGCTGCTGCAAGAAACTGTCTTGTTAACTCTCCAGCTCTTAACCAGTCCTCTTATGGAAGACCTTGTTTGAACGTCTGGTTGCCGCCACCTGCAGCTGCTGCAAGAAACTATCTTGAAATTTCCCCAGCAGTTAACCAGTCTTCTTATCAAACTGGTTTCCATTTTTACCACTACAATACCAACTACAGAGAAGCGAATCACGTTCCTCCAAATTCTTTCCGACCCTGCAGTCTTCGCCCCCATGAAATATTTCACCAGGGAACTCAAATCCCTGTAACACCTCAAAACAGGATTCAACTTCCCCATCAAAATTTCACTCACCAGATAAGAACTCATGTTCCTCAAAGCACTTTTGACAGTCGTATGGGAATTTCTCAACAACCTGAGCTCCCTCACCATGTTTCTAATCATCATATTAGTCCTTTTGTTCCTCATCAAAAGCTTCAGCATCAGCTGCCAAGTCATCGAGCATTGATGGCTCCTCCTGGCTGGAAGCCTTCCTCCTAA
- the LOC142551883 gene encoding rhomboid-like protein 15 isoform X3 — protein MLALVPMGSELERIMGSIRMLYVIILLATSNAILHLLIALVGTYNPFHLFPSLMNECAIGFSGILFSMIVIETSLSGVQSRSVFGLFNVPAKWYVWILLVVFQLLMTNVSLLGHLCGILSGYAYTFGLFNMLIPGTSFYAGIESSPWLSTCVRRPKFIVCSGGNTSGYIPTHSGQNTTSSDMLSGNLWTNLSSWMPQRGPSTQTSQDSDRFPGRGRALGSDLNLAASVVNSNSSLQARLLDDNSRQISTTIGGEQQKSDGRLPTQNGIVEPTRIQANQSSTPSDVEVQKLVAMGFERTQVEVALAAADGDLNVAVEILMSQQVLI, from the exons ATGCTGGCACTGGTCCCTATGGGTTCTGAACTGGAAAGAATTATGGGATCCATACGTATGCTGTATGTAATCATTCTTCTAGCTACAAGCAATGCCATACTTCATCTTCTAATAGCTCTGGTCGGGACGTATAACCCTTTCCATCTTTTTCCTTCTCTCATGAACGAGTGTGCCATAGGATTCTCAGGAATACTATTCTCCATGATTGTGATCGAGACAAGCCTCAGTGGAGTTCAATCCCGAAG TGTCTTTGGACTTTTTAATGTGCCTGCGAAATG GTATGTATGGATCCTGTTAGTGGTATTTCAACTTCTTATGACAAATGTCTCGCTACTTGGACACTTATGTGGTATTCTATCTGGATATGCAT ATACTTTTGGGTTGTTCAACATGTTGATTCCTGGGACATCCTTCTATGCTGGCATTGAATCCTCCCCATGGCTt tCAACTTGTGTTAGGAGGCCTAAATTCATAGTCTGCTCTGGTGGTAATACCTCAGGTTACATTCCCACACATTCAGGTCAAAATACAACATCCAG TGATATGCTTTCTGGAAATCTCTGGACGAATTTGTCTTCCTGGATGCCACAAAGAGGACCTTCTACTCAG ACTTCTCAAGATAGTGATAGATTTCCCGGGAGAGGAAGGGCGCTTGGTTCTGACCTTAATCTAGCAGCCTCTGTTGTAAATTCAAATTCTAGCTTACAAGCAAGACTTCTGGATGATAACAGTCGTCAGATATCCACGACAATTGGGGGAGAACAGCAGAAATCGGATGGAAG GCTTCCAACTCAAAATGGTATTGTGGAACCAACCCGAATTCAAGCCAATCAG AGCTCTACCCCATCAGACGTGGAAgttcaaaaacttgttgcaaTGGGATTCGAAAGG ACACAAGTAGAAGTAGCTTTAGCAGCAGCTGATGGCGATCTGAATGTTGCAGTCGAAATTCTCATGAGCCAACAGGTACTCATATGA
- the LOC142551882 gene encoding uncharacterized protein LOC142551882 isoform X2 → MCATLTQTHKEAFSTPFAVCLHDQVNTCSVCSKEESKTNVEEDYTSLFCLKCGGTGHGMFSCTNDYDPEDLKGIQCYICMDFGHLCCYENSTGGLSEASCYNCGQSGHHGFVSFKLFECTKELQQVSVCFKCQKGVHSPETWDLDNKSTSAKTITLGKDEVLDKSTKEDSRKTQTGELDNKLTSTETTTLEKDVVPNKSIKRKRREAQAGEKVNKSTSAETSTVGKIAVPDKSIEGKSRKTLRRERRRNRKPVMPTSYVVQSLPTVSMIGNTIPRHGQYHGNPGSNIWLSPPAAAARNCLVNSPALNQSSYGRPCLNVWLPPPAAAARNYLEISPAVNQSSYQTGFHFYHYNTNYREANHVPPNSFRPCSLRPHEIFHQGTQIPVTPQNRIQLPHQNFTHQIRTHVPQSTFDSRMGISQQPELPHHVSNHHISPFVPHQKLQHQLPSHRALMAPPGWKPSS, encoded by the exons ATGTGTGCAACTTTAACCCAAACCCATAAAGAAGCCTTTTCAACGCCATTCGCTGTTTGTCTTCACGATCAGGTTAATACATGCTCTGTTTGCTCCAAGGAAGAGAGCAAGACTAATGTAGAAGAGGACTATACTTCCTTATTCTGCTTAAAATGCGGAGGCACGGGCCATGGCATGTTCTCATGTACCAATGACTATGATCCAGAAGATCTCAAG GGTATTCAGTGTTATATTTGCATGGATTTTGGTCATCTCTGTTGTTATGAAAATAGCACCGGAGGACTTAGTGAAGCTTCATGTTACAACTGTGGGCAGTCCGGTCACCATGGATTTGTGAGTTTCAAGCTCTTT GAGTGCACCAAAGAGCTTCAACAAGTATCAGTATGCTTTAAATGCCAAAAAGGAGTCCACTCTCCTGAA ACTTGGGATTTGGACAATAAATCGACTTCAGCAAAAACTATTACGTTGGGAAAAGATGAGGTGTTGGATAAATCTACGAAGGAAGACTCTCGAAAAACTCAA ACTGGGGAGTTGGATAATAAGTTGACTTCGACAGAAACTACTACATTGGAAAAAGATGTAGTGCCTAATAAATCGATTAAACGAAAGCGTCGAGAAGCTCAA GCTGGGGAAAAAGTTAATAAGTCAACTTCAGCTGAAACTAGCACGGTGGGAAAAATTGCAGTTCCAGATAAATCTATTGAGGGAAAGTCCCGAAAAACTCTAAGAAGAGAGAGGAGACGGAATAGGAAGCCAGTAATGCCTACATCTTATGTAGTCCAGAGTTTGCCAACCGTGTCAATGATAGGAAATACTATACCAAGACACGGGCAATACCATGGAAATCCGGGATCAAACATCTGGTTATCACCACCCGCAGCTGCTGCAAGAAACTGTCTTGTTAACTCTCCAGCTCTTAACCAGTCCTCTTATGGAAGACCTTGTTTGAACGTCTGGTTGCCGCCACCTGCAGCTGCTGCAAGAAACTATCTTGAAATTTCCCCAGCAGTTAACCAGTCTTCTTATCAAACTGGTTTCCATTTTTACCACTACAATACCAACTACAGAGAAGCGAATCACGTTCCTCCAAATTCTTTCCGACCCTGCAGTCTTCGCCCCCATGAAATATTTCACCAGGGAACTCAAATCCCTGTAACACCTCAAAACAGGATTCAACTTCCCCATCAAAATTTCACTCACCAGATAAGAACTCATGTTCCTCAAAGCACTTTTGACAGTCGTATGGGAATTTCTCAACAACCTGAGCTCCCTCACCATGTTTCTAATCATCATATTAGTCCTTTTGTTCCTCATCAAAAGCTTCAGCATCAGCTGCCAAGTCATCGAGCATTGATGGCTCCTCCTGGCTGGAAGCCTTCCTCCTAA
- the LOC142551884 gene encoding putative glycosyltransferase At5g11130, with product MAASHIHRIIFPNTSDLSRRLRKDSAKGSSLFFLPFFLAFTSSILIFFYSSYTSKLKESFPTDPTGLHANPFLELPKLKYPNSITQVSVLGTHVTRSRPDDDQEPRNTTTASRVTEPESPPFSANSAVGGTGDDHHERHQWWKEAVKIGSTGSMQEKNEDVFHDRNLFKKEYHRMNRTLKIFSYPHQKNDPFANVLLPVHSEPTGNYASESYFKKSLFSSHFLTDDPSEADLFYLPFSIAGLRHDRRIGVGGIKDFIKDYVRKISREYPYWNRTGGADHFYVACHSVGRSATEKAVEVKLNAIQVVCSSSYFLQGYVAHKDASIPQIWPRKGKPPVRLPSERKNLAFYAGAMNSRERRSLIEHWGNDTKILVHRTRLKTPYSEALLGSKYCIHAKGFEVNTARIGDALYYGCVPVILADHYDLPYADILDWNRFSVIVATMDIPNLKKILQQISFKKYLKLQNHVTKVQKHFQWHHFPVDFDAFYMVMFELWLRRSHSGIPIF from the exons ATGGCGGCCTCCCATATACATCGCATCATCTTCCCCAACACCTCTGATCTCTCTCGCCGTCTGAGAAAAGATTCAGCCAAAGGATCATCATTATTCTTTCTCCCTTTCTTCTTAGCTTTCACCTCCTCAATTCTCATCTTTTTCTACTCTTCTTATACGTCAAAACTCAAGGAAAGCTTCCCAACGGACCCGACCGGGCTCCATGCAAATCCATTCCTTGAGCTGCCAAAGCTCAAGTACCCCAACTCAATCACACAGGTTTCAGTACTGGGAACACACGTAACAAGATCAAGACCAGATGATGATCAAGAACCTCGGAATACTACTACTGCCAGCAGGGTAACAGAACCAGAAAGCCCGCCATTTTCAGCGAACTCTGCTGTTGGCGGTACTGGAGATGATCATCATGAAAGGCATCAATGGTGGAAGGAGGCAGTAAAAATTGGCTCGACAG GAAGCATGCAGGAGAAAAACGAGGACGTATTCCACGACCGAAACCTATTTAAAAAGGAGTACCATAGAATGAATAGAACCCTAAAAATCTTCTCATATCCGCACCAAAAGAACGACCCTTTCGCCAATGTGCTGCTCCCCGTGCACTCTGAACCAACTGGAAATTACGCCAGCGAAAGCTACTTCAAGAAATCCCTTTTCAGTAGCCATTTCCTCACAGACGACCCTTCAGAGGCAGACCTCTTTTACTTGCCATTTTCGATTGCCGGCCTGAGACATGACAGGAGGATTGGGGTTGGCGGGATCAAAGATTTCATCAAAGAttacgtccgaaaaatcagccGTGAATATCCTTACTGGAATCGAACCGGTGGGGCCGATCACTTCTACGTCGCCTGTCACTCCGTTGGGAGATCAGCTACGGAGAAAGCAGTTGAAGTGAAGTTAAACGCGATTCAAGTTGTGTGTTCTTCCAGCTACTTCTTGCAGGGGTATGTTGCTCATAAAGATGCGTCTATACCTCAGATTTGGCCGAGGAAAGGAAAGCCTCCGGTTCGTTTGCCATCAGAAAG GAAAAATCTTGCCTTCTACGCTGGAGCAATGAACTCTCGCGAGCGACGGTCTTTGATTGAACACTGGGGAAATGACACCAAGATCTTGGTCCATCGAACCCGTCTCAAAACTCCATACTCAGAAGCCCTTTTGGGCAGCAAATACTGCATCCACGCGAAAGGATTCGAAGTGAACACTGCTCGAATAGGGGATGCACTGTACTACGGTTGCGTGCCAGTTATTTTAGCAGATCACTATGACCTTCCTTACGCTGATATCTTGGATTGGAACAGATTCTCAGTGATTGTTGCAACAATGGATATCCCAAATCTCAAGAAAATACTCCAACAAATAAGCTTTAAGAAGTACTTGAAGTTACAAAATCACGTGACGAAGGTGCAGAAGCATTTCCAGTGGCACCATTTCCCAGTTGATTTTGATGCTTTTTACATGGTTATGTTTGAGTTATGGCTTCGAAGAAGTCATTCGGGGATTCCTATTTTTTGA